One window of the Camelina sativa cultivar DH55 chromosome 1, Cs, whole genome shotgun sequence genome contains the following:
- the LOC104779560 gene encoding IRK-interacting protein-like isoform X1 has protein sequence MMESVKPMDVASGKGKLRRTFAKVINIKKLTGVVPEDNKVERVKKSQENVTFDKDIVKNAANLSESFDKLEEEYEKRLALEALLAKLFATISSIKSGYAQLQYAQSPYDPNGIQKSDNLVVAELKTLSELKQSFLKNQLDPNPDRTLVLAEIQELKSLLKTYEIMGKKLECQLKLKDSEIIFLKEKFEESMSQNKLMGKRLNQSGQLCNPLDHNLHLSALNPTHFVTYLHHTVKPIRGFVKLMVDQMKLAAWDIDMAADAIQPEVFYYKQDHKCFAFEHYVCNVMFEAFHLPYFSNESSSKKKKSKEDKAMFFERFTELRSMKPKEYLASRPKSRFARFCRGKYLQLIHPKMEEAFFGHLHLRNQVTAGEFPETSLCTAFLEMAKRVWLLHCLAFSFDPEASIFQVPKGCRFSEVYMKSVAEEAFFSPEDDGNSSESEPGVAFTVVPGFRIGKTSIQCEVYLSRSCQRHPIR, from the exons ATG ATGGAGTCTGTGAAACCAATGGATGTTGCTTCAGGAAAAGGAAAACTCAGACGCACATTTGCCAAGGTTATCAACATTAAGAAGCTAACCGGTGTTGTTCCAGAAGACAACAAGGttgagagagtgaagaagagccAAGAGAATGTTACGTTtgataaagatatagtgaagAATGCCGCAAATCTCTCCGAGTCCTTTGACAAACTGGAGGAAGAGTACGAGAAAAGGCTTGCCTTGGAAGCTCTTCTCGCAAAGCTGTTTGCTACGATATCTTCCATAAAATCTGGTTATGCGCAGTTGCAGTATGCTCAGTCTCCGTATGATCCAAATGGGATTCAGAAATCAGACAACTTGGTAGTAGCAGAGTTGAAGACATTGTCAGAGCTGAAACAGAGTTTCTTGAAGAACCAGCTTGATCCAAATCCTGATAGAACACTTGTTCTTGCGGAGATTCAAGAACTGAAAAGCCTCTTAAAGACTTATGAGATCATGGGGAAGAAGCTTGAGTGTCAGTTAAAGCTTAAAGACTCTGAGATCATATTTCTCAAAGAAAAGTTTGAAGAATCAATGAGTCAGAACAAGTTGATGGGGAAGAGACTAAACCAAAGCGGCCAACTTTGCAATCCACTGGATCATAATCTTCATCTATCGGCGCTAAATCCAACCCATTTCGTTACTTATCTGCACCACACTGTCAAACCGATCCGAGGATTCGTCAAATTAATGGTTGATCAGATGAAACTCGCAGCTTGGGACATCGATATGGCAGCTGATGCGATACAACCTGAAGTATTCTATTACAAGCAAGACCACAAGTGTTTCGCTTTCGAGCATTACGTTTGCAATGTAATGTTTGAAGCGTTTCATCTACCTTACTTCTCAAACGAATCatcatcgaagaagaagaagagcaaagaagaCAAAGCAATGTTCTTTGAGAGATTCACAGAGCTTAGATCGATGAAACCAAAAGAGTACTTAGCATCACGACCTAAATCAAGATTTGCTAGGTTCTGCAGAGGGAAGTATCTGCAGCTCATACATCCCAAAATGGAGGAAGCGTTCTTCGGACATTTGCATCTAAGAAACCAAGTCACTGCAGGTGAGTTCCCGGAGACGAGCTTGTGCACTGCGTTTCTCGAAATGGCGAAAAGGGTTTGGCTTTTACATTGCCTTGCTTTCTCCTTCGACCCTGAAGCTTCAATCTTTCAAGTACCTAAAGGTTGTAGATTCTCGGAAGTGTACATGAAGAGCGTGGCGGAAGAAGCGTTTTTCTCGCCGGAGGATGACGGAAACTCGTCGGAATCCGAGCCGGGAGTTGCGTTTACGGTGGTTCCCGGGTTTAGAATTGGGAAAACGTCGATACAATGCGAGGTCTACCTCTCACGTTCATGTCAACGCCATCCGATCAGATAA
- the LOC104779560 gene encoding IRK-interacting protein-like isoform X2: protein MESVKPMDVASGKGKLRRTFAKVINIKKLTGVVPEDNKVERVKKSQENVTFDKDIVKNAANLSESFDKLEEEYEKRLALEALLAKLFATISSIKSGYAQLQYAQSPYDPNGIQKSDNLVVAELKTLSELKQSFLKNQLDPNPDRTLVLAEIQELKSLLKTYEIMGKKLECQLKLKDSEIIFLKEKFEESMSQNKLMGKRLNQSGQLCNPLDHNLHLSALNPTHFVTYLHHTVKPIRGFVKLMVDQMKLAAWDIDMAADAIQPEVFYYKQDHKCFAFEHYVCNVMFEAFHLPYFSNESSSKKKKSKEDKAMFFERFTELRSMKPKEYLASRPKSRFARFCRGKYLQLIHPKMEEAFFGHLHLRNQVTAGEFPETSLCTAFLEMAKRVWLLHCLAFSFDPEASIFQVPKGCRFSEVYMKSVAEEAFFSPEDDGNSSESEPGVAFTVVPGFRIGKTSIQCEVYLSRSCQRHPIR, encoded by the coding sequence ATGGAGTCTGTGAAACCAATGGATGTTGCTTCAGGAAAAGGAAAACTCAGACGCACATTTGCCAAGGTTATCAACATTAAGAAGCTAACCGGTGTTGTTCCAGAAGACAACAAGGttgagagagtgaagaagagccAAGAGAATGTTACGTTtgataaagatatagtgaagAATGCCGCAAATCTCTCCGAGTCCTTTGACAAACTGGAGGAAGAGTACGAGAAAAGGCTTGCCTTGGAAGCTCTTCTCGCAAAGCTGTTTGCTACGATATCTTCCATAAAATCTGGTTATGCGCAGTTGCAGTATGCTCAGTCTCCGTATGATCCAAATGGGATTCAGAAATCAGACAACTTGGTAGTAGCAGAGTTGAAGACATTGTCAGAGCTGAAACAGAGTTTCTTGAAGAACCAGCTTGATCCAAATCCTGATAGAACACTTGTTCTTGCGGAGATTCAAGAACTGAAAAGCCTCTTAAAGACTTATGAGATCATGGGGAAGAAGCTTGAGTGTCAGTTAAAGCTTAAAGACTCTGAGATCATATTTCTCAAAGAAAAGTTTGAAGAATCAATGAGTCAGAACAAGTTGATGGGGAAGAGACTAAACCAAAGCGGCCAACTTTGCAATCCACTGGATCATAATCTTCATCTATCGGCGCTAAATCCAACCCATTTCGTTACTTATCTGCACCACACTGTCAAACCGATCCGAGGATTCGTCAAATTAATGGTTGATCAGATGAAACTCGCAGCTTGGGACATCGATATGGCAGCTGATGCGATACAACCTGAAGTATTCTATTACAAGCAAGACCACAAGTGTTTCGCTTTCGAGCATTACGTTTGCAATGTAATGTTTGAAGCGTTTCATCTACCTTACTTCTCAAACGAATCatcatcgaagaagaagaagagcaaagaagaCAAAGCAATGTTCTTTGAGAGATTCACAGAGCTTAGATCGATGAAACCAAAAGAGTACTTAGCATCACGACCTAAATCAAGATTTGCTAGGTTCTGCAGAGGGAAGTATCTGCAGCTCATACATCCCAAAATGGAGGAAGCGTTCTTCGGACATTTGCATCTAAGAAACCAAGTCACTGCAGGTGAGTTCCCGGAGACGAGCTTGTGCACTGCGTTTCTCGAAATGGCGAAAAGGGTTTGGCTTTTACATTGCCTTGCTTTCTCCTTCGACCCTGAAGCTTCAATCTTTCAAGTACCTAAAGGTTGTAGATTCTCGGAAGTGTACATGAAGAGCGTGGCGGAAGAAGCGTTTTTCTCGCCGGAGGATGACGGAAACTCGTCGGAATCCGAGCCGGGAGTTGCGTTTACGGTGGTTCCCGGGTTTAGAATTGGGAAAACGTCGATACAATGCGAGGTCTACCTCTCACGTTCATGTCAACGCCATCCGATCAGATAA